Below is a window of Clostridiales bacterium DNA.
TGCTCCTTTCGCGGATGAACTCCGGCGAAATAAAAAACAAGGCATGGGATTGTGTTCCAAAACACCCTTGCCTTGTTGGAGGCATCATACCACCGCGGAAAACCGCCGTCAATGACCGCATTGTTTTTTGCGTGTTTTCCGGGTTGACAAATCCGGCAGGTCCGGGTAGAATGCCCGCAACCGGTGAGGCGCAAGGGTGTGCAAAAACACCCTGGCGCCTTTTTCTTTTGCCGGGGTGCCGGAATTCTACACACGGAAAGGATCGTGATCTGAATGACATTCTCTCCCGCAAACACTATCTGGGTGCTGCTCGGTGCGGCATTGGTCTTCTTCATGCAGGCAGGCTTTGCCATGTGCGAAGCCGGCTTTACCCGAGCCAAGAATACCGGCAATATCCTGATGAAAAACCTGATGGACTTCTGTATCGGTACTCCCCTCTACTGGCTCTTCGGCTACGGCATCATGTTCGGCGCGGGCACAGCGCTGTTCGGCTGGATTGATCCCTTCATCATGGGAGATTACAGCCATATTCTCCCGGCGGGCGTTCCGCTGTGGGCATTCGCGATTTTCCAGACGGTCTTCTGTGCCACCTCGGCAACCATCGTTTCCGGTGCCATGGCCGAGCGCACGAAGTTCTCCGCCTACTGCATCTACTCCGCCGCGATTTCCCTGTTCATCTATCCGGTCTCCGGCCACTGGATCTGGGGCGGCGGCTGGCTGGCGGAAATGGGCTTCCATGACTTTGCCGGTTCCACGGCTGTTCACATGGTCGGCGGTGTCTGCGCACTCATCGGTGCGAAGATCCTGGGGCCGCGGCTTGGAAAGTACGGGCCGGACGGGAAGCCGAAGGCGTTCCTTGGACATAACCTGTCCATCGCGGCCCTGGGCGTCTTTATCCTGTGGTTCTGCTGGTTCGGCTTCAACGGTGCCTCCACCGTCGGCATGGACAGCGATGAACTGATCGCATCGGCCAGCCTCGTCTTCTTCAACACCAACCTGGCCGCTGCGCTGGCTACCTTCGCCGCAATGGCCTTCACCTGGATCCGTTACGGCAAGCCGGATGTCTCCATGACCTTCAACGCCGCCCTGGCCGGCCTGGTCGGCATCACTGCCGGCTGCGACGCCGTCAATCCCTTCGGTGCGGCGGTTATCGGCCTGGTCTGCGGCATTGTCGTGGTCCTCTCCGTGGAACTGTTCGACAAGGTGATCAAAATCGATGACCCGGTCGGCGCTATCTCCGTGCACGGCGTATGCGGTGCTCTCGGCACCATCCTCACCGGTTTCTTCGCCACCGGTGTTTCCACCATGAAGGGTGTCTTCTACGGCGGCGGTTTCCGGTTCCTGGGTGTCCAGGCGCTGGGTGTCCTGGCCACCATTGCCTGGACCGGTACGGTGATCGCCATCGTGTTTGTCCTGATCAAAAAGACAATCGGCCTGCGGGCGGATGCTGCAGACGAGATCATCGGTATGGACCGTTCTGAGCACGGCCTGCCGACGGCCTATGCCGGCTTTGCCCTCATGCCGGATGACAGTGTTCCCGCCGGCATGCTGCCGGTGGCTGCTCCGGCTGCCGCAGCCGCTGCCGATATGGCTGTGACGGCGCCCGCCGCAGCTGCGGAACGTCCCGCTGTTCCGGCTTACACCCGCGTGCAGATCATCTGCCGCCCCTCTGCCCTCGAAGGCCTGAAGACCGCTATGAACCGGATCGGCATCACCGGCATGACCGTCACCAATGTCATGGGCTACGGCATGCAGAAGGGCAAGCCCGAGTACTACCGCGGCATTCCAGTCGAAGCCACCCTGCTGCCAAAGGTACAGGTGGATATCGTGGTCAGCAGCATCCCGGTCCGCACCGTGGTGGATACTGCCCGCAGTGCGCTGCACACCGGCCATATCGGGGACGGCAAGATCTTCGTCCAGGTGGTCGACAATGTCATCCGCGTCCGGACCGGCGAGGAGGGCTTCGATGCCCTGCAGCAGGCCGATGAATAACCGGACCGATCCCCCCATATACGTTCCTGTGCCCGCCGGGTTTTCCCCCGGCGGGTTTCTCTTTTTTGTCCGTTTTGGCTGTGTTCTTGGTTTGTTTGCTTAATTTGGTATTGAAGTGCTCCGGTTTTTCCATTATAATATAAGAAATAAAATCACTATAAGGAGGGAGCCCCCTTGAATTATGCCGAGGAGTCCCTGCGCCTGCATGGCGAATGGAAGGGCAAAATTGAGGTTATTTCCCGTGTGCCTGTTCAGAACAAAGATGACCTGTCCCTGGCTTATACGCCCGGCGTCGCCCAGCCCTGCCTGGAGATTCAGAAGGACTATAACAAGTCCTTCACGCTGACCCGCCGCAGCAATCTGGTTGCCGTCATTACAGACGGTACCGCCGTGCTCGGCCTGGGGGATATCGGTCCGGAAGCGGGCATGCCCGTTATGGAAGGCAAATGCGCACTGTTCAAATCCTTCGGCGATGTGGATGCCTTCCCGATCTGCATCCGCAGCAAGGATGTGGATGAGATCGTCCGCACCATCTACCTGATCTCCGGTTCCTTCGGCGGTATCAACCTGGAAGACATCGCCGCGCCGCGCTGCTTCGAAATCGAGCGCCGGCTGAAGGAAATCTGCGATATCCCGATCTTCCATGACGACCAGCACGGCACCGCCATCGTAGTCGGCGCTGCAATGATCAACGCCCTGCGCGTGGTCGGCAAGGATATCGGCGAAGTCAAAGTCGTCATCAACGGTGCCGGCAGCGCCGGTATCGCGATCGGCCGTCATATCATGGACCTGGGCGTCAAGCACCTGAAGATGGTTGACCGCTGCGGCATCCTGTGTGAAGGCGCCGATATGAATCCCGCGCAGGCGGAGATGGCGAAGATCACCAATCCGGAGCACTTCTCCGGCAAGCTGGCAGACGCGATGAAGGGCGCGGATGTGTTCATCGGCGTCAGCGCGCCGCATATCGTCAGCAAGGAAATGGTGCAGTCGATGGCCAATCGTCCTATCGTGTTCCCGATGGCCAACCCGACACCTGAAATTGAACCGGATGAAGCGCTGGAAGCCGGCGCCGCCGTGGTCGGAACCGGCCGCAGCGACCATCCGAACCAGATCAACAACGTACTGGTCTTCCCCGGCCTGTTCCGCGGCGCGCTGGATGTGCGTGCACGGGATATCAACCAGCCCATGAAGCTTGCCGCCTCCCATGCCCTGGCTGAACTGGTCACGGAGGACGAGCTGAACGACAAGTACATCCTGCCCGCTGCCTTTGATCCCAGGGTCGGTCCCGCGGTTGCCAAAGCCGTTGCACAGGCCGCGCGGGACAGCGGCGTGGCCCGGATATAACCACCCCACAACCATGAAAAGGAGAGATGCGTTATGACCACGGCAGCCCAGCCCAAGGAAAAGAAACCGTTATCCTTCTTCAACCTTCCCTGGTATATCTTCCTGATCATTGCCGTTATTGTCTTCGGCGCGACCTACCTCGGTGTACTGCCCCTGGGCATGACCGGGTGCTTCGCATTCATGATTGTGCTGGGAGCGATCTTTAACTGGATCGGTGACCATACGCCGATCATCAAGAGCTACCTGGGCGGCGGCGCCATCGTCTGTATTTTCGGTGCGGCCCTGCTGGTTTATTTCCACATCCTGCCCGACGGCACATACGACCTGCCCCTGAAAGCCGGCTTCAACCTGGTCGGTGCAATCAACAGCTTCTTCAAGGGCGACGGCGGATTCCTGGATTGGTATATCGCCGCGCTGATCACCGGCTCGATCCTGGGCATGAACCGCAAACTGCTCGTGAAAGCGGCGGCCCGTTACTTCCCGGCCATCTTCGGCGGCCTGATCCTGGCTTTCGGCCTGTGCTGCGGCATTGCGGCCCTGATGGGCTACCCGGTCATGAACGCGCTGCTGCTGATCGCCCTGCCGATCATGGGCGGCGGCATGGGTGCCGGTGCGACTCCCCTGTCCAAGATCTTTGAAACCAGCAGCTCCATGAGCGCTGCGGAAGCGCTGTCCATCATGACGCCCGCAGTCGCCATCGGCAATGCGGTCTCCATCGTGCTGGCCGGTGTCCTGGTGAAGGTAATCAGGGGCAAGATGAACGGCAACGGTTCCCTGATGCGGGCCGGCTCCGTGGATCCCAAGGAACTGGAAATCAGCCCTGAGATGAAAGAAAAGCGCGAAAAGATCTCTGTTACGAACCTGGGCATCGGCCTGCTGACCTCCGGCGCGTTCTTCGCCTGGGGCTTCATCCTGGCCGGTATCTGGAAGGCCCTGGTTCCGAGCATCACGATTCACGCCTATGCCTGGATGATCATCACCGTGGCAATCTGCAAGGTCACGAACATTGTTCCCGAGCGGATCGAGATCGCCTGCTATCAGTGGTTCCAGTTCATCATGAAGAACCTGACCCCGATGCTGCTGATCGGTATTGGTATCTGCTACCTGGATATCGGAACCGTAATCTCCAGCTTCAGCGTAACCTACCTGATCCTGTGCGCGGCCACCTGTATCGGCGCTTTCGTTGGTGCGGCGCTCATCGGCCGGCTGGTTGGCTTCTATCCCTTCGAAGCCGGCGTCACTGCGGGCCTGTGCATGTCCAACATGGGCGGTACCGGCGACGTGGCAGTGCTCTCCGCCTCCAACCGGATGGAGCTCATGCCCTTTGCACAGATCTCCTCCCGTCTGGGCGGCGCAATCATCCTGCTGCTTGCCAGCCTGATGCTGTCCGTTCTGGCACAGTATATTGTAACCGCAGCGCCTGCGGCGGAAGAAGTGGTGGAAGGCGCCGTCAACCTTATCAAGACCGGCGCGCTTCACCTGCCATTCTGCTGATCCTGAGTTAACCCGGGGGAACGGGAAGGATATCCGTCCCGTTCCCTTTCCTTTTGCCTGTCTGGAAGGCTCATTCATCTCCGGGAAGGAGTGTCCGATCCATGTCCGAACCGTGTATCCGCTGCGGGGAGCCCGCATCCCGCGAACTCCGCGCCCTGCAGGTGCGCACCCTGCCGATCCGCAGCCTGGCCGGGGAAAAGCGCGTCCAGGCCCTTGGAGAAGAAGTCACCGCGCATGTCTGCGAAGCATGCGCCGCAAAGCAGCTGTCCTTCCTGAAGGATGTGCGCGGCGCCGTCCGGAAAAAGGTGCTAATCTTCGACGGTGTCCTGGTCGGCGGTATCATCATCACCGCGCTGACCCTCCTGCTGAACCGGGAGCGGATTCTCCTTATGCCGGGCATCGGCGCCGTCGTCTGCGGTGTGCTGGGCATTGCGGAAGCCATACAGAAGGCGCGGGAAAAGGCCGCCGCGCTCCGCTCCATGCCGGAAGCGGAAGCCATGGAAGAGGCCGCCTTTGATGTCATGGTCTCCTCCCTGCCGTCTAAAAATGGCAGCGACGATCTGACGTATATCCCGATCAATGAAAAAACTCTTGCCCGGAAAAACGGGGATCTGATGATCCTCT
It encodes the following:
- the amt gene encoding ammonium transporter, with translation MTFSPANTIWVLLGAALVFFMQAGFAMCEAGFTRAKNTGNILMKNLMDFCIGTPLYWLFGYGIMFGAGTALFGWIDPFIMGDYSHILPAGVPLWAFAIFQTVFCATSATIVSGAMAERTKFSAYCIYSAAISLFIYPVSGHWIWGGGWLAEMGFHDFAGSTAVHMVGGVCALIGAKILGPRLGKYGPDGKPKAFLGHNLSIAALGVFILWFCWFGFNGASTVGMDSDELIASASLVFFNTNLAAALATFAAMAFTWIRYGKPDVSMTFNAALAGLVGITAGCDAVNPFGAAVIGLVCGIVVVLSVELFDKVIKIDDPVGAISVHGVCGALGTILTGFFATGVSTMKGVFYGGGFRFLGVQALGVLATIAWTGTVIAIVFVLIKKTIGLRADAADEIIGMDRSEHGLPTAYAGFALMPDDSVPAGMLPVAAPAAAAAADMAVTAPAAAAERPAVPAYTRVQIICRPSALEGLKTAMNRIGITGMTVTNVMGYGMQKGKPEYYRGIPVEATLLPKVQVDIVVSSIPVRTVVDTARSALHTGHIGDGKIFVQVVDNVIRVRTGEEGFDALQQADE
- a CDS encoding NADP-dependent malic enzyme, whose protein sequence is MNYAEESLRLHGEWKGKIEVISRVPVQNKDDLSLAYTPGVAQPCLEIQKDYNKSFTLTRRSNLVAVITDGTAVLGLGDIGPEAGMPVMEGKCALFKSFGDVDAFPICIRSKDVDEIVRTIYLISGSFGGINLEDIAAPRCFEIERRLKEICDIPIFHDDQHGTAIVVGAAMINALRVVGKDIGEVKVVINGAGSAGIAIGRHIMDLGVKHLKMVDRCGILCEGADMNPAQAEMAKITNPEHFSGKLADAMKGADVFIGVSAPHIVSKEMVQSMANRPIVFPMANPTPEIEPDEALEAGAAVVGTGRSDHPNQINNVLVFPGLFRGALDVRARDINQPMKLAASHALAELVTEDELNDKYILPAAFDPRVGPAVAKAVAQAARDSGVARI
- a CDS encoding 2-hydroxycarboxylate transporter family protein; protein product: MTTAAQPKEKKPLSFFNLPWYIFLIIAVIVFGATYLGVLPLGMTGCFAFMIVLGAIFNWIGDHTPIIKSYLGGGAIVCIFGAALLVYFHILPDGTYDLPLKAGFNLVGAINSFFKGDGGFLDWYIAALITGSILGMNRKLLVKAAARYFPAIFGGLILAFGLCCGIAALMGYPVMNALLLIALPIMGGGMGAGATPLSKIFETSSSMSAAEALSIMTPAVAIGNAVSIVLAGVLVKVIRGKMNGNGSLMRAGSVDPKELEISPEMKEKREKISVTNLGIGLLTSGAFFAWGFILAGIWKALVPSITIHAYAWMIITVAICKVTNIVPERIEIACYQWFQFIMKNLTPMLLIGIGICYLDIGTVISSFSVTYLILCAATCIGAFVGAALIGRLVGFYPFEAGVTAGLCMSNMGGTGDVAVLSASNRMELMPFAQISSRLGGAIILLLASLMLSVLAQYIVTAAPAAEEVVEGAVNLIKTGALHLPFC